One window of Marinobacterium aestuarii genomic DNA carries:
- a CDS encoding dienelactone hydrolase family protein, translating to MSTSIEIRAKDGSGAFQGYLAVPECGSGPGIVLLQEIFGVNGTMRQIADYYAEEGYVVLVPDLFWRQKAGVELGYTQQDWQKAFGFYQAFDQDLGIDDIDATVQALRQRSECSGAVGTLGFCLGARLAYLSACRCDVDVAVGYYGMGIENHLDEATNIKGRLVLHFAGNDEFCPTAARQDICVALQERDNIELYTYPDVDHAFARPASEHYHKPSALMAHQRSVTAFRQAMGPNYDLSMLWDKHCEYEFSSRNVEATMATMVAEPYVNHIPTLTGGVGATELFRFYKHHFVDSNPDDTQLLPISRTIGATQIVDEVLFSFTHDREIDWLLPGIAPTGKRVEIPLVAIVKFRGDKLYHEHIYWDQASVLVQIGVLDPAGLPVAGRETAAKLLDETLESNGLMAKWAQSAHQSGKSA from the coding sequence ATGAGTACATCGATCGAGATCAGGGCAAAGGACGGCAGCGGAGCTTTCCAGGGGTATCTGGCAGTACCCGAGTGCGGCAGTGGCCCCGGCATAGTGCTGCTGCAGGAGATCTTTGGTGTCAACGGCACCATGCGACAGATTGCGGACTACTACGCCGAGGAGGGCTATGTGGTGCTGGTGCCGGATCTGTTCTGGCGTCAGAAGGCCGGTGTCGAATTGGGCTACACGCAGCAGGACTGGCAGAAGGCGTTTGGATTCTATCAGGCGTTCGATCAGGACCTTGGCATTGATGATATCGATGCCACTGTCCAGGCGCTGCGTCAGCGCAGCGAGTGCAGCGGTGCGGTGGGCACCCTTGGCTTCTGTCTCGGTGCCCGTCTGGCCTATTTGAGCGCCTGTCGCTGCGATGTTGATGTGGCTGTCGGTTATTACGGCATGGGTATCGAAAATCACCTCGATGAGGCGACGAATATCAAAGGGCGTCTGGTGCTGCACTTCGCTGGCAATGATGAGTTCTGCCCGACGGCTGCTCGCCAGGATATCTGTGTTGCGCTGCAGGAACGGGACAATATTGAACTCTATACCTACCCTGATGTGGATCATGCCTTTGCCCGGCCGGCGTCGGAGCATTATCACAAGCCCTCGGCGCTGATGGCGCACCAGCGTTCGGTGACCGCATTTCGCCAGGCAATGGGGCCCAACTATGATCTCTCGATGCTGTGGGACAAACACTGTGAATACGAGTTTTCCAGCCGCAATGTGGAGGCGACCATGGCGACCATGGTGGCTGAACCCTACGTCAACCATATTCCGACTCTGACCGGCGGCGTCGGTGCGACCGAGCTGTTCCGTTTCTACAAGCACCATTTTGTGGATTCCAACCCGGACGACACGCAACTGTTACCGATCTCCCGCACCATAGGCGCGACCCAGATCGTCGATGAAGTGCTGTTCAGCTTTACCCATGACCGTGAAATCGACTGGCTGTTGCCGGGCATAGCCCCCACCGGCAAGCGGGTCGAGATTCCGCTGGTGGCTATCGTCAAGTTCCGCGGCGACAAGCTCTATCACGAGCATATCTACTGGGATCAGGCCTCGGTGCTGGTGCAAATCGGCGTGCTCGATCCCGCCGGCCTGCCGGTGGCCGGGCGTGAAACCGCTGCCAAGTTGCTGGATGAGACCCTTGAATCCAATGGCCTGATGGCCAAATGGGCCCAGAGTGCCCATCAGTCGGGGAAGAGCGCATGA
- a CDS encoding SDR family oxidoreductase → MTDFNERSVVITGGATLMGQAVTEAFVAAGANVTVLDIDAESGAALADRLGSKAHFIATDICCDEQLSRAINEAEARFDGIDCLVNLACSYLDDGAASPRSDWLRALDVNLVSAVMAAKAVHPLMCRRGGGAIVNFSSISAQVAQTGRWLYPASKAAIKHLTRSMALDFADDGIRVNSVSPGWTWSRVISEVSGGDRPRADLVAADFHMLGRLGEPKEVAAVVLFLCSDQASFVTGADYAVDGGYGALGPEQRDPAIPKLAG, encoded by the coding sequence ATGACTGATTTTAATGAACGAAGTGTCGTGATTACCGGCGGTGCGACGCTGATGGGGCAGGCCGTTACAGAAGCCTTTGTCGCCGCCGGCGCCAATGTCACGGTACTCGATATTGACGCCGAGTCCGGCGCTGCCCTGGCCGACCGCCTGGGCTCAAAGGCGCACTTTATTGCCACCGATATCTGCTGCGACGAGCAGCTGAGCCGGGCCATCAATGAGGCTGAAGCACGTTTCGATGGCATCGATTGCCTGGTCAATCTGGCCTGTAGCTACCTGGATGACGGGGCCGCATCACCGCGCTCGGACTGGCTCAGGGCACTGGACGTAAACCTGGTCAGCGCCGTGATGGCCGCCAAAGCCGTGCATCCTTTGATGTGCAGGCGCGGCGGTGGCGCCATCGTGAATTTCAGCAGCATTTCGGCACAGGTGGCTCAGACCGGACGTTGGCTCTACCCGGCCAGCAAGGCGGCTATCAAGCACCTGACCCGCAGTATGGCGTTGGACTTTGCCGACGACGGTATTCGTGTCAACTCTGTGTCCCCGGGCTGGACCTGGTCCCGGGTGATCAGCGAGGTCAGCGGTGGTGACCGTCCCCGGGCGGACCTCGTCGCGGCGGACTTCCATATGCTGGGCCGGCTCGGCGAGCCGAAGGAAGTGGCCGCCGTGGTGCTCTTTCTGTGTTCAGACCAGGCCAGCTTCGTCACCGGCGCTGACTATGCCGTCGATGGCGGTTACGGGGCACTGGGCCCGGAGCAGCGTGACCCGGCGATTCCCAAGCTTGCGGGCTGA
- a CDS encoding styrene monooxygenase/indole monooxygenase family protein, with amino-acid sequence MTRRIAIVGAGQSGLQTGIGLLQQGYQVTLISNRTGEQISAGRVMSSQCMFDNALETERALGINFWENDCPPVQGIGMTVPDSERAGQALINWSARLDKPAQSVDQRLKMPVWMDEFVRLGGELVIRDAGIDELEELAASHDLVLIAAGKGEIVRLFERDAERSVFDKPQRALALTYVQGMAPAEPYSRVAFNLIPGVGEYFVFPALTLNGPCEIMVFEGIPGGPMDCWQDVSSPAQHLARSLEIIRTYAPGEAERCTDVQLTDDNGILAGRFAPTVRKPVATLPSGRAVFGIADTLVVNDPITGQGSNNGAKCSRVYLQAILSRGDAPFDTAWMQQTFETYWRYAQDVVSWTNSLLLPPPEHILNLLGAAQRSPALAASIANGFNNPPDFMPWWLEPESCDHFVNEQLKRGLK; translated from the coding sequence ATGACGCGACGTATCGCTATCGTGGGGGCCGGTCAGTCCGGACTGCAGACCGGGATTGGCCTGTTGCAGCAGGGGTATCAGGTCACCCTGATATCCAATCGCACAGGGGAGCAGATCAGTGCAGGCCGGGTGATGTCGAGCCAGTGCATGTTCGACAATGCGCTTGAAACGGAGCGCGCGCTGGGGATTAACTTCTGGGAAAACGACTGTCCGCCGGTACAGGGTATTGGCATGACGGTACCTGATTCTGAACGGGCCGGTCAGGCGCTGATCAACTGGTCGGCGCGTCTCGACAAGCCAGCTCAATCGGTGGATCAGCGCCTGAAAATGCCGGTCTGGATGGATGAGTTTGTTCGTCTTGGAGGTGAGCTGGTGATTCGAGATGCCGGTATCGACGAACTGGAAGAGCTGGCGGCGTCCCATGATCTGGTGCTGATTGCCGCAGGCAAGGGCGAGATCGTGCGGCTGTTCGAGCGCGATGCCGAGCGCTCTGTGTTCGACAAGCCGCAGCGGGCACTGGCGTTAACTTACGTGCAGGGCATGGCGCCCGCCGAACCCTATTCACGCGTGGCGTTCAACCTGATACCCGGTGTCGGCGAGTACTTTGTGTTTCCGGCTCTGACGCTAAACGGACCCTGTGAAATCATGGTGTTCGAGGGTATCCCCGGCGGTCCGATGGACTGCTGGCAGGATGTATCGAGTCCCGCGCAGCACCTGGCCAGGAGTCTTGAAATCATCCGTACCTATGCACCGGGCGAGGCAGAACGCTGCACGGATGTGCAGCTCACCGACGACAATGGCATTCTGGCCGGTCGTTTTGCCCCCACGGTACGCAAGCCGGTCGCAACACTGCCATCGGGTCGAGCGGTGTTCGGCATCGCCGACACCCTGGTGGTGAACGATCCGATTACCGGGCAGGGGTCCAACAATGGTGCCAAATGCAGCCGGGTGTATCTGCAGGCAATATTATCCCGCGGCGATGCGCCCTTCGATACGGCCTGGATGCAGCAGACCTTCGAGACTTACTGGCGCTACGCCCAGGATGTCGTGAGCTGGACCAATAGTCTGTTGCTGCCACCGCCCGAGCATATTTTAAACCTGCTCGGCGCTGCACAGCGCTCGCCGGCCCTGGCGGCGAGCATTGCCAATGGCTTCAATAATCCGCCGGATTTCATGCCCTGGTGGCTGGAGCCTGAGTCCTGCGATCACTTTGTTAACGAACAGCTGAAAAGGGGCCTGAAATGA
- a CDS encoding flavin reductase family protein, which yields MTTLKTSAAVALADEMPAGPILDSRELRNTLGLFATGVTVVTAQGEDGKPIGITANSFSSLSLDPPLILWSLALKSPNLDVFGQGRPFVVNILDRQQDALAMTFARAADDKFASVSHGVSRAGVPLIDESLAQLECSVEFTRIAGDHLLIVGRVEAFSTREGDPLLFYRGAFGQLCA from the coding sequence ATGACCACTCTGAAGACATCGGCCGCCGTTGCCTTGGCCGACGAAATGCCAGCAGGACCTATTCTCGACAGTCGGGAACTGCGCAACACCCTGGGCTTGTTTGCCACCGGGGTCACAGTGGTAACAGCACAGGGGGAAGATGGGAAACCCATCGGCATTACTGCCAACTCTTTTTCGTCGCTGTCGCTGGACCCGCCGCTCATTCTCTGGAGTCTGGCGCTGAAATCCCCAAACCTTGATGTCTTTGGGCAAGGGCGGCCCTTCGTGGTGAATATACTTGATCGGCAGCAGGATGCGCTGGCGATGACGTTTGCAAGGGCTGCGGATGACAAGTTCGCCAGTGTGTCCCATGGCGTTAGCCGGGCCGGGGTTCCACTGATCGACGAGAGCCTGGCGCAGCTGGAGTGTAGCGTCGAGTTCACGCGTATCGCGGGGGATCATCTTCTGATTGTGGGACGAGTCGAAGCGTTCAGCACCCGAGAAGGTGACCCGCTACTGTTTTACCGGGGCGCTTTCGGTCAGCTCTGTGCCTGA
- a CDS encoding SphA family protein, translating into MKTYLTRAGLGLATGALAFSVSVQATEGGGSSYPMGAENYLVGALPPPGVYPLIYASHYAADSLNDARGDSLPIDFRLRAKVVAPRLLWVTDQSVLGGQLVYAALLPLVDLDVSVNGMSDSARGAGDLDLTALLAYHHSANLHSAVGIDVFVPTGSYRAGNLANIGRNYWSMQAVYAASHINPAGVNWDLKLMYDYNFENDATGYQSGQELHLDYALGYGVGPGWVLGLGGYAYRQVSSDKLNGLDIGNEGQAFAIGPSIKFDNGKGFFVTAKYQKEMAVENRPQGDAFWIKAVLPF; encoded by the coding sequence ATGAAGACATATTTGACGCGCGCAGGTCTTGGCCTCGCGACGGGCGCACTCGCCTTTTCAGTGTCTGTACAGGCCACTGAAGGCGGGGGTTCCAGTTATCCCATGGGGGCAGAGAACTATCTGGTGGGCGCCTTGCCCCCGCCGGGTGTGTACCCGCTGATCTATGCCAGCCATTATGCGGCCGACAGCCTGAATGACGCCCGCGGCGACAGTCTGCCCATTGATTTTCGCCTGCGGGCTAAGGTGGTGGCACCTCGACTGCTCTGGGTGACGGACCAAAGTGTGCTGGGTGGCCAGCTGGTGTATGCGGCGTTGCTGCCGCTGGTTGATCTGGATGTTTCGGTCAATGGCATGAGCGACAGCGCCCGCGGTGCGGGTGATCTGGATTTGACCGCATTGCTGGCCTACCACCACAGCGCCAATCTGCACAGCGCGGTGGGCATCGATGTCTTCGTGCCGACGGGCAGTTACCGGGCCGGTAACCTGGCCAATATCGGGCGCAATTACTGGTCTATGCAGGCTGTATATGCCGCCTCCCATATCAACCCAGCAGGCGTTAACTGGGACCTCAAGTTGATGTATGACTACAACTTTGAAAATGACGCCACGGGCTACCAGTCGGGCCAGGAGCTGCATCTCGATTATGCGCTGGGCTATGGGGTTGGCCCCGGCTGGGTGCTTGGCCTGGGGGGCTATGCCTACCGGCAGGTCAGCAGCGATAAGCTCAATGGGCTGGATATCGGCAATGAGGGGCAGGCGTTTGCCATAGGACCGTCAATCAAGTTCGATAACGGCAAAGGATTTTTTGTAACCGCCAAGTACCAAAAGGAAATGGCGGTTGAAAACAGGCCGCAGGGCGATGCTTTCTGGATTAAGGCTGTATTACCCTTTTGA
- a CDS encoding AraC family transcriptional regulator: MLGIQNLVEGRIKDAISTEILDAEGARSWMESICGPHYLKVKNTKSIRFRHVGNVLTSTTTAIGHIEYGTDVTVEIDDLQSSYSISLPVSGFQALEGPSLQAQSDITRGVIISPSTACRLHISGNCRKTLVRISRQAMETGLENLLRRPVTEPLVFQTQMDAAIGANSAWWRTIRHIENELRSTNGLYNSSHFIREMEQALIKGIIISQPNNYSQAIENATCTSMPAYLSRTIEFIKKHAHDDISIEDIEQAACVSRNKLYNDFKKYIGEPPTYHLKRIRLEGARQDILTDSANENISSIAMKWGFSHLGRFSVDYKKQFNESPSESIQRIKNATSF; the protein is encoded by the coding sequence ATGCTGGGTATTCAGAATCTGGTCGAAGGCCGTATAAAGGATGCTATCAGCACAGAAATACTCGATGCTGAAGGTGCCCGATCCTGGATGGAAAGCATTTGCGGCCCACATTACCTGAAAGTAAAAAACACCAAATCCATTCGATTCCGACATGTGGGCAATGTTTTAACATCCACTACCACAGCCATTGGTCATATTGAATATGGCACCGATGTGACCGTTGAAATCGATGACTTGCAGAGCAGCTACAGTATCAGTTTGCCCGTCAGCGGATTTCAGGCACTGGAAGGTCCCAGCCTGCAGGCCCAGTCGGACATCACCCGGGGCGTCATTATCTCCCCGTCTACCGCCTGCCGCCTGCATATCAGTGGCAACTGCCGCAAGACACTGGTGCGGATATCCCGCCAGGCCATGGAAACGGGGCTGGAAAACCTGCTGCGACGCCCGGTGACCGAACCCCTGGTATTCCAGACCCAAATGGATGCCGCCATAGGTGCCAACAGCGCTTGGTGGCGCACCATCCGGCACATCGAGAACGAACTTCGAAGCACTAACGGGCTCTACAACAGCTCACATTTTATCCGCGAAATGGAGCAGGCGCTGATCAAGGGCATTATTATCTCGCAGCCCAACAATTACTCCCAAGCCATTGAAAACGCCACCTGCACATCGATGCCGGCCTACCTTTCACGCACGATCGAATTCATCAAAAAACATGCCCATGACGATATCAGTATTGAAGATATCGAGCAGGCCGCCTGCGTTTCACGCAACAAACTCTATAACGACTTCAAGAAGTATATTGGTGAACCGCCAACATATCACCTTAAAAGAATTCGACTGGAAGGCGCACGCCAGGACATTCTGACCGACAGCGCCAACGAGAATATCTCGTCCATCGCCATGAAGTGGGGATTCTCCCACCTCGGTCGTTTTTCCGTGGACTACAAAAAACAGTTCAATGAATCCCCCTCTGAAAGCATTCAACGTATCAAGAACGCAACATCATTTTGA
- the antA gene encoding anthranilate 1,2-dioxygenase large subunit, with product MSNNNTQKLNAWREQIEGALDFRPNERVFKIAREMFTDQELFDLEMELIFENTWIYACHESQIANANDFFTMQAGRQPMIITRDGKGELNALVNACQHRGATLTRVCKGNQSTFTCPFHAWCYKSDGRLVKVKAPDEYPQDFDKTSRGLRKALISSYKGFVFINLNTESDVSLEDFLGDARIGFDMMVAQSATAELEVLPGASSYTFDGNWKLQNENGLDGYHVSTVHYNYVATVQHRQQEESKKESADNSKTLDYSKLGAGDKDTDDGWFAFENGHTILFSDMPNPEVRPGYASVMPRLVAEFGEARAQWMMHRLRNLNIYPSLFFMDQISSQLRIVRPVAWNKTEVHSLCLGVTNESDADRENRIRQFEDFFNVSGMGTPDDLVEFREAQKGFQGRAERWSDISRGCENWVTGPTANTEALGIRPVLTGTEFTQEGLYVNQHSTWQRYLLQGLAAKTRQAEESN from the coding sequence GTGAGCAACAATAATACGCAAAAGCTGAACGCCTGGCGCGAACAGATTGAGGGCGCGCTTGACTTCCGCCCGAATGAGCGCGTCTTCAAGATAGCGCGGGAAATGTTTACCGACCAGGAACTGTTTGACCTGGAGATGGAGCTGATCTTCGAGAACACCTGGATCTATGCCTGCCATGAAAGCCAGATTGCCAATGCAAACGACTTTTTCACCATGCAGGCCGGGCGCCAGCCCATGATCATTACCCGTGACGGCAAGGGCGAGCTGAATGCGCTGGTCAATGCCTGTCAGCATCGCGGCGCCACCCTGACCCGGGTGTGCAAGGGCAACCAGTCCACCTTTACCTGCCCCTTCCATGCCTGGTGTTACAAGTCCGATGGCCGTCTGGTGAAGGTCAAGGCGCCGGACGAGTATCCGCAGGATTTCGACAAGACCAGCCGCGGGTTGCGCAAGGCGCTGATCAGCAGCTACAAGGGCTTTGTCTTTATCAACCTCAACACCGAGTCTGATGTGTCGCTGGAGGATTTCCTCGGTGATGCCCGCATCGGTTTTGACATGATGGTGGCCCAGTCCGCGACGGCTGAGCTGGAAGTGCTGCCGGGGGCCTCGTCCTACACCTTCGATGGCAACTGGAAGCTGCAGAACGAGAACGGTCTGGACGGCTATCACGTCAGCACGGTGCACTACAACTACGTTGCCACGGTGCAGCATCGTCAGCAGGAAGAGTCCAAGAAGGAATCCGCGGACAACAGCAAGACGCTGGACTACAGCAAGCTGGGCGCCGGCGACAAGGACACCGATGACGGCTGGTTTGCGTTCGAGAACGGTCACACCATTTTGTTCAGCGACATGCCCAACCCGGAAGTTCGCCCCGGCTATGCCAGCGTTATGCCGCGCTTGGTGGCAGAGTTCGGTGAGGCCCGGGCACAGTGGATGATGCACCGCCTGCGCAACCTCAATATCTACCCCAGCCTGTTCTTTATGGATCAGATCAGCTCCCAGCTGCGCATAGTGCGGCCGGTGGCCTGGAACAAGACCGAGGTACACAGTCTGTGCCTGGGTGTCACAAATGAGTCCGACGCCGACCGCGAGAACCGCATCCGCCAGTTTGAGGACTTTTTCAATGTGTCCGGCATGGGAACCCCGGATGATCTGGTGGAATTCCGCGAAGCCCAGAAGGGGTTCCAGGGCCGCGCCGAGCGCTGGAGCGACATTTCCCGCGGTTGTGAAAACTGGGTCACGGGCCCCACGGCCAATACCGAGGCGCTGGGTATCCGGCCGGTGCTGACCGGCACCGAATTTACCCAGGAAGGCCTGTACGTGAATCAGCATTCCACCTGGCAGCGCTACCTGCTGCAGGGGTTGGCCGCCAAGACTCGCCAGGCAGAGGAGAGCAACTGA
- the antB gene encoding anthranilate 1,2-dioxygenase small subunit has product MNPTLHSIEQFLYQKAELCDRQQWDEYLALFDEDAEFHMPQWESEHVHTTNPRREMSLIYYPSRAGLEDRVFRIRTGKSAACTPMPRTLHLVSNVQAQPQDDGSWLVKANWATHFYRFGEAEVFFGRVEYRLRAEGDSFRIRRKQVVLLNDKIRHVLDFYHV; this is encoded by the coding sequence ATGAACCCGACCTTGCACAGCATTGAACAGTTTCTGTACCAGAAGGCCGAGCTCTGTGATCGTCAGCAGTGGGATGAATACCTGGCGCTGTTTGACGAGGACGCCGAGTTTCATATGCCGCAGTGGGAGTCGGAGCATGTCCACACCACAAATCCCAGACGGGAAATGTCACTGATTTACTACCCGAGCCGTGCCGGGCTTGAAGATAGGGTATTTCGCATTCGCACCGGCAAATCGGCGGCCTGTACCCCCATGCCGCGCACCTTGCACCTTGTCAGCAATGTACAGGCACAGCCGCAGGATGATGGCAGCTGGTTGGTGAAGGCCAACTGGGCGACCCATTTTTACCGCTTTGGCGAGGCCGAGGTGTTCTTTGGCCGGGTCGAATACCGCTTGCGCGCCGAGGGCGACAGCTTTCGTATCCGCAGGAAGCAGGTGGTGCTGCTGAACGACAAGATTCGCCACGTACTGGACTTCTATCACGTCTGA
- the antC gene encoding anthranilate 1,2-dioxygenase electron transfer component AntC produces the protein MHKVALSFTDGRTHFVGVNANEPLLDAALRQGITLPVDCREGVCATCKGTCESGDYSLDYVDEDALSEADLARGAVLACQMRVSSDCAVKFDFESTLCTSAGPLEVEAVVQSVEQLSDSTAIVHIDAASLDQQLDFLPGQYAHVQVPGTDEWRSYSFACAPNATNGLQFLIRLLPRGAMSDYLRERAAPGDRIRLKAPLGAFYLRKVSRPLVLVAGGTGLSAFLGMLDEMAAEPGACTQPVTLFYGVTQAQDLCELERLQRYAEQLPGFSYHRIVMRESEDWQGPVGVVTDLFEDSHFNDGEVDTYLCGPPPMVEAVKQWLDQRAMANCQVYFEKFSAS, from the coding sequence ATGCACAAAGTAGCCTTGAGTTTTACCGACGGACGGACCCATTTTGTCGGTGTTAATGCCAACGAGCCGTTGCTGGATGCCGCTCTGCGCCAGGGCATCACGTTGCCGGTGGATTGCCGCGAGGGCGTCTGCGCTACCTGCAAGGGCACCTGCGAGTCCGGCGACTACAGCCTGGATTACGTGGATGAAGATGCGCTGTCCGAGGCCGATTTGGCGCGGGGCGCGGTGCTGGCCTGCCAGATGCGGGTCAGCTCCGACTGCGCGGTAAAGTTCGACTTTGAGTCGACCCTCTGCACCTCGGCCGGACCGCTGGAGGTTGAGGCTGTGGTGCAGAGCGTCGAGCAGCTGTCCGACTCCACCGCCATCGTGCATATCGATGCGGCTTCGCTGGATCAGCAGCTCGACTTTCTGCCGGGGCAGTACGCCCACGTCCAGGTGCCGGGTACCGACGAGTGGCGTTCCTATTCCTTCGCCTGCGCGCCCAATGCGACCAACGGCCTGCAGTTCCTGATTCGGCTGCTGCCCCGGGGAGCCATGAGTGATTACCTGCGCGAGCGGGCAGCGCCCGGGGATCGTATCCGGCTGAAGGCGCCCCTGGGTGCGTTTTACCTGCGCAAGGTGAGCCGTCCGCTGGTGCTGGTGGCCGGTGGCACCGGACTCTCGGCTTTCCTGGGCATGCTTGACGAGATGGCAGCAGAGCCCGGTGCCTGCACCCAGCCGGTGACCCTGTTCTATGGGGTGACCCAGGCGCAGGACCTGTGCGAGCTGGAACGTCTGCAGCGTTATGCCGAACAGTTGCCGGGGTTCAGCTATCACCGCATTGTGATGCGGGAGAGCGAAGACTGGCAGGGCCCCGTTGGCGTGGTGACGGACCTGTTCGAGGACAGTCATTTCAACGACGGCGAGGTGGATACCTACCTGTGCGGACCACCGCCCATGGTTGAAGCGGTCAAGCAGTGGCTGGATCAGCGGGCCATGGCGAACTGCCAGGTGTATTTCGAGAAATTTTCTGCCAGCTGA
- a CDS encoding MarR family winged helix-turn-helix transcriptional regulator — protein MRDELSLKTWFRMLSNTALIEQELRALLLKEFNVTLPQFDLLAALQHAGGTEKMSALSQWMKVSNGNITGVVDRLERDGLVQRQAQADDRRVKLISLTLLGRDTFERMAAVHKAWITEVLGGLGDEDMGELHRQLVLMSRILKDRAGY, from the coding sequence ATGAGAGACGAACTATCACTGAAAACCTGGTTTCGGATGCTGTCCAACACCGCACTGATCGAGCAGGAACTGCGGGCCCTGCTGCTGAAGGAGTTCAATGTCACCCTGCCGCAGTTCGACCTGCTGGCCGCGCTGCAGCACGCCGGCGGGACCGAGAAGATGTCGGCCCTGTCGCAATGGATGAAGGTCTCCAACGGCAATATCACCGGGGTGGTGGACCGGCTGGAGCGCGATGGCCTGGTGCAGCGCCAGGCGCAGGCGGACGACAGGCGCGTCAAGCTGATCAGCCTCACGCTGTTGGGACGGGATACGTTTGAGCGCATGGCAGCTGTCCACAAGGCCTGGATTACCGAGGTGCTCGGCGGGCTGGGTGATGAAGATATGGGTGAGTTGCACCGCCAGCTGGTGCTGATGAGCCGGATTCTGAAAGACAGAGCCGGCTATTAA
- a CDS encoding acyl-CoA thioesterase: MVFQKEEVIRFRHCDPAGIVFYPRYLEILNDTVEDWFQAMGFAFSDMQARFGAGVPTVNLNITFSKPCRQADRLSLLLSCLRVGDSSFEVRISGWREGEAILEAQLVLCFSAIGERVGKVSIPPQIRQQLLKYQAAPAVAPAPAG, encoded by the coding sequence ATGGTTTTTCAGAAGGAAGAAGTCATTCGCTTCCGGCATTGTGACCCCGCCGGAATCGTGTTTTACCCGCGCTACCTGGAAATCCTGAATGACACTGTGGAAGACTGGTTTCAGGCTATGGGTTTTGCGTTCAGCGATATGCAGGCGCGCTTCGGTGCCGGTGTACCGACGGTAAATCTCAACATCACTTTTTCAAAACCCTGCCGCCAGGCGGACCGGCTGTCGCTGCTGCTTTCGTGCCTGAGGGTCGGTGACAGCTCGTTCGAAGTCAGGATCAGCGGTTGGCGCGAGGGGGAGGCCATTCTGGAAGCGCAGCTGGTGCTGTGCTTTAGCGCCATTGGTGAGCGGGTGGGCAAGGTCTCGATTCCGCCGCAGATTCGCCAGCAGTTGCTGAAATATCAAGCTGCCCCGGCAGTGGCGCCGGCCCCTGCGGGCTGA
- a CDS encoding TRAP transporter small permease — protein MDRVTELPDTIAVNRFYHGLFNGCGLLAALMFALMALLVCTDIALRNITSFSLPWTVEASEYLLMTATMLAAPWLLYCGDHIRIDLALQLMPPHWRGLFERGLSLLGASICAVLSWYSLEVTLDTARQGGLVFKVLVFPQWWLNLPMIAGFVLLTVEFVRRLLDPAPAVKEAH, from the coding sequence ATGGATAGGGTGACTGAACTGCCGGATACGATAGCCGTCAACCGGTTTTACCATGGGCTGTTTAACGGCTGTGGCCTGCTGGCGGCGCTGATGTTCGCGCTTATGGCGCTGCTGGTATGCACCGATATAGCGCTGCGCAACATAACCAGCTTCTCGCTGCCATGGACGGTGGAAGCCTCGGAATACCTGTTGATGACGGCGACCATGCTGGCCGCCCCCTGGTTGCTGTACTGCGGCGACCATATTCGCATCGACCTTGCGCTGCAGCTGATGCCCCCGCACTGGCGCGGGCTGTTCGAGCGCGGTCTCAGCCTGCTGGGCGCCAGCATATGCGCGGTACTGAGCTGGTACAGCCTGGAAGTCACCCTGGATACGGCGCGCCAGGGCGGGCTGGTGTTCAAGGTATTGGTGTTTCCCCAGTGGTGGCTGAACCTGCCCATGATCGCGGGCTTTGTGCTGCTGACGGTGGAGTTTGTGCGCCGTCTGCTTGATCCCGCTCCGGCCGTGAAGGAGGCCCACTGA